A window from Pseudomonas alloputida encodes these proteins:
- the ltrA gene encoding group II intron reverse transcriptase/maturase, whose translation MPPVGVAVSLVTVMQKFPTAETVIPNPGQKPRVMPDSAKVPAASATWTNAEPDTLMERVLAPANLRRAYQRVVSNKGAPGADGMTVADLAGYVKQYWPTLKARLLAGEYHPQAVRAVEIPKPQGGTRQLGIPSVVDRLIQQALQQQLTPIFDPLFSDYSYGFRPGRSTHQAIEMARAHVTAGHRWCVELDLEKFFDRVNHDILMACIERRIKDKCVLRLIRRYLEAGIMSGGVVSPRQEGTPQGGPLSPLLSNILLDELDRELERRGHRFVRYADDANIYVRSPRAGERVLVSVERFLRERLKLTVNRKKSQVARAWKCDYLGYGMSWHQQPRLRVARMSLDRLRDRLRMLLRSVRARKMATVIERINPVLRGWASYFKLSQSKRPLEELDGWVRHKLRCVIWRQWKQPPTRLRNLMRLGLSEERANKSAFNGRGPWWNSGAQHMNYALPKKLWDRLGLVSILDTINRLSRVT comes from the coding sequence ATGCCGCCAGTAGGCGTCGCCGTCTCGTTGGTAACCGTAATGCAGAAATTTCCCACAGCGGAAACTGTCATCCCGAATCCCGGCCAGAAGCCGAGGGTGATGCCTGACAGTGCAAAGGTGCCGGCGGCGTCAGCGACGTGGACGAACGCGGAGCCGGACACGCTGATGGAGCGGGTGCTTGCACCGGCCAACCTCAGGCGTGCGTATCAACGCGTGGTTAGCAACAAGGGGGCTCCGGGTGCCGATGGCATGACGGTCGCTGACTTGGCGGGCTACGTGAAACAGTATTGGCCAACCCTCAAGGCCAGGTTGCTGGCCGGTGAATACCATCCCCAAGCAGTGCGAGCGGTTGAAATTCCCAAGCCGCAGGGCGGCACACGGCAACTGGGTATCCCCAGCGTCGTGGATCGCCTGATCCAGCAAGCACTGCAGCAGCAGCTCACACCTATCTTCGACCCACTGTTCTCGGACTACAGCTATGGTTTTCGTCCGGGCAGAAGTACGCATCAAGCCATCGAGATGGCCCGTGCTCATGTGACAGCGGGACACCGCTGGTGCGTGGAACTCGATCTGGAGAAGTTTTTCGATCGGGTCAATCACGACATCCTCATGGCCTGCATCGAACGTCGGATCAAAGACAAGTGCGTACTCAGGCTTATTCGCCGCTACCTTGAAGCCGGGATCATGTCGGGCGGTGTCGTCAGCCCACGGCAGGAGGGGACGCCGCAAGGCGGCCCGCTTTCGCCGTTGCTGTCGAATATCCTGCTCGACGAACTCGACCGCGAGCTGGAGCGGCGGGGCCATCGCTTCGTACGTTATGCCGATGATGCGAACATCTATGTACGCAGTCCCCGGGCCGGCGAACGGGTGTTGGTCAGCGTCGAGCGCTTCCTGAGAGAACGTCTGAAGCTGACGGTGAACAGGAAGAAAAGCCAAGTGGCAAGGGCGTGGAAGTGCGACTACCTAGGCTATGGGATGAGCTGGCACCAGCAGCCAAGGCTGCGCGTGGCAAGGATGAGCCTAGACCGCTTACGCGACCGGCTCAGAATGCTGCTGCGCAGCGTACGGGCTCGCAAAATGGCGACTGTCATCGAGCGGATCAACCCCGTCCTGAGAGGCTGGGCTAGCTACTTCAAGCTCAGCCAGAGCAAGCGGCCGCTTGAGGAACTGGATGGTTGGGTCAGGCACAAACTCCGCTGCGTCATCTGGCGTCAATGGAAGCAGCCTCCCACGAGGCTGAGAAACTTGATGCGCCTGGGGTTGAGCGAGGAGCGTGCCAACAAGTCAGCCTTCAATGGCCGAGGTCCATGGTGGAATTCGGGAGCGCAACATATGAACTACGCGCTGCCAAAGAAACTGTGGGACCGGCTCGGGCTGGTCTCGATACTGGATACGATTAACCGGCTTAGCCGCGTAACCTGA
- a CDS encoding RHS repeat-associated core domain-containing protein — MKNSPDTPKYFYQTSKLTTVIGNDQKRSILRIGTLPLAESAGKEAGSSQLFATDEMDSVLVVSTPDGKQKNHTYTPFGYNDKLPSGSPAIGFNGEFILDNIHLYLLGQGHRGFSTEMRRFIGPDNAESPFARGGVNAFAYCVNDPVNRKDETGMWGIFKPRTWFRSNQAKMDQRLASIKIINETMKEQTDDLNNLVARKKYEGQTVTPRIDAARKTLQKTLDRGLRKERGINKYVESKDHAYIYSEHYYAKKAIKNSKPNTYHPTSGNTDTENMFYAPKKRDDPHDDRNYQFGATDANNETRRPQSE, encoded by the coding sequence GTGAAAAACAGTCCTGATACCCCCAAATATTTCTACCAGACCAGCAAACTGACCACTGTCATTGGAAACGATCAGAAGCGTTCAATCCTGCGGATTGGAACGCTCCCTCTTGCTGAGTCCGCTGGCAAAGAAGCAGGAAGTTCCCAGCTTTTCGCAACAGATGAGATGGACTCAGTGCTTGTCGTGAGCACGCCTGACGGAAAGCAAAAAAATCACACCTACACCCCCTTTGGATACAACGACAAACTGCCATCAGGATCCCCAGCGATAGGATTCAACGGCGAGTTCATATTGGACAACATACACCTTTATCTCCTAGGCCAAGGACACCGTGGCTTTAGCACCGAGATGAGACGGTTCATCGGACCGGACAATGCTGAAAGCCCATTCGCCCGAGGCGGGGTCAATGCTTTCGCGTACTGTGTGAACGACCCAGTCAATCGGAAAGACGAAACGGGGATGTGGGGTATTTTCAAGCCTAGAACGTGGTTTCGTAGTAACCAAGCAAAAATGGATCAGCGCCTGGCAAGCATAAAGATTATTAATGAAACAATGAAAGAGCAAACCGACGACCTCAATAATTTAGTCGCGCGAAAAAAATACGAAGGACAAACAGTCACCCCAAGAATTGACGCCGCTAGGAAAACCCTCCAAAAAACGCTTGACAGGGGTTTGAGAAAGGAACGCGGCATAAATAAATACGTAGAAAGTAAAGATCACGCATACATTTACTCCGAACATTACTACGCCAAAAAAGCTATAAAAAATTCAAAACCTAATACTTACCACCCAACGAGCGGGAACACCGATACTGAAAACATGTTCTACGCTCCCAAAAAACGTGACGATCCTCATGACGACAGGAACTACCAATTCGGGGCAACCGACGCAAACAATGAGACGCGCCGGCCACAATCGGAGTAA
- a CDS encoding DUF2780 domain-containing protein has protein sequence MKALTLATLMTLAASPVFAFNLSDAANAVSAMQNPQQQGQVQAPEAQANLLNTLGSELKITPEQAVGGAGAMLGLARNNLSSEDYGQLTKAVPGLDLLSGANMLGSLSGLGDLLGKNSESQSALSNALGNDVENRNDLDNAFKALGMDTGMIGQFAPLILQYLGQQGIAGSLLQNLGSLWTTPAPVSTPSV, from the coding sequence ATGAAAGCACTCACCTTGGCAACCCTGATGACCCTGGCCGCCAGCCCGGTGTTCGCCTTCAACCTCAGTGACGCCGCCAATGCCGTGTCCGCCATGCAGAACCCGCAACAGCAAGGCCAGGTGCAGGCTCCCGAGGCCCAGGCCAATCTGCTCAACACCTTGGGCAGCGAATTGAAGATCACCCCCGAACAGGCCGTGGGCGGCGCAGGGGCGATGTTGGGGTTGGCGCGCAACAACCTTAGCAGTGAGGACTATGGCCAATTGACCAAGGCCGTGCCGGGTCTGGACCTGTTGTCCGGTGCCAATATGCTCGGTAGTTTGAGCGGGTTGGGCGATTTGCTAGGCAAGAACAGCGAAAGTCAGTCGGCGTTGAGCAACGCGCTGGGCAACGACGTGGAGAACCGTAATGACCTGGACAATGCGTTCAAGGCACTGGGCATGGACACTGGAATGATCGGCCAGTTTGCCCCGCTGATCCTGCAGTACCTCGGCCAGCAGGGCATCGCCGGGTCGTTGCTGCAGAACCTGGGTAGCCTGTGGACCACGCCGGCGCCAGTGAGCACGCCATCGGTTTGA
- a CDS encoding RHS repeat-associated core domain-containing protein: MKVTALVYSPYGHIGSQAGRATIIGFKDERFDPLLGTYALGRGYRSYSPALMRFLKPDDLSPFSDGGYNAYAYCACDPINYRDDTGQQREFANLQKFWEQKSNPKPHRTAPLTKKPAAQVIEPPLLNARHSASHHLAKKKTVAFNKDITIKTYLKEQTAHKNHLLKERRSLAIYIKNLTKRAAQKQQEYTELLKPSSKAFAKIQGISDQQYRTEMESREVWLTEAQYRIRALEVTLKTFDV; encoded by the coding sequence GTGAAAGTCACCGCCCTGGTCTACAGCCCTTACGGGCACATCGGCAGCCAAGCAGGTAGAGCCACGATAATTGGCTTCAAGGATGAACGATTTGATCCGCTCCTTGGCACCTATGCATTGGGGCGAGGATACCGAAGCTACAGTCCAGCCTTGATGCGCTTCCTCAAGCCCGATGATCTCAGCCCGTTCAGCGACGGTGGCTATAACGCCTACGCATACTGTGCCTGTGACCCCATCAATTACCGGGATGATACAGGGCAACAACGGGAATTCGCCAATTTACAAAAGTTTTGGGAGCAAAAGTCTAACCCGAAACCTCACCGAACAGCACCGCTGACAAAAAAGCCTGCGGCGCAGGTAATAGAGCCTCCTCTGTTGAACGCCAGGCACTCCGCTTCACACCATTTGGCGAAAAAAAAGACTGTTGCCTTTAACAAAGACATAACGATCAAGACGTACCTGAAGGAACAGACTGCCCACAAAAACCACCTTCTCAAAGAAAGACGATCATTAGCCATCTATATAAAAAATCTCACTAAACGCGCAGCGCAAAAACAGCAAGAATACACCGAGCTTTTGAAACCATCTTCGAAAGCCTTCGCCAAAATCCAAGGGATCAGTGACCAGCAATATCGTACAGAAATGGAATCACGCGAAGTCTGGCTGACTGAAGCACAATATCGAATCAGAGCCCTGGAAGTGACGCTCAAGACCTTCGATGTATGA
- a CDS encoding acyltransferase: MRRLLTGILTTTLLLLNTVVLICPLLVFALLKLVLPGRGRDYASWAVMWVAETWSEIDKAIFALCIPTQWDIRGVENLRRDTSYLAVSNHQTWVDIPALIESLNRRTPFFKFFLKKELIWVPLLGLAWWGLDYPFMKRYSKAFLEKHPELRGKDLEITKAACELFKRQPVTVVNYLEGTRFTEAKRQEQQSPYRYLLKPKAGGVAFVLAALGEQLDALLDVTIVYPGNKAPGFWDLLNGSISRVIIDIQVRELDPALWAGDYENDPEFRQAVQAWVNQLWVAKDQRIEQLRAEMG, translated from the coding sequence ATGCGTCGCCTGCTGACCGGCATTCTCACTACCACCCTGCTGCTGCTCAATACCGTGGTATTGATCTGCCCGCTGCTGGTCTTCGCCCTGCTCAAGCTGGTGTTGCCAGGCCGTGGCCGCGACTACGCGTCGTGGGCGGTGATGTGGGTGGCCGAAACCTGGTCGGAAATCGACAAAGCCATCTTCGCCCTGTGCATCCCTACCCAGTGGGACATCCGCGGTGTGGAAAACCTGCGCAGGGACACCTCGTACCTGGCCGTGAGCAACCACCAGACTTGGGTCGACATCCCGGCGCTGATCGAAAGCCTCAACCGCCGTACACCGTTCTTCAAGTTCTTCCTGAAAAAAGAGCTGATCTGGGTGCCGTTGCTGGGCCTGGCCTGGTGGGGGCTGGATTACCCGTTCATGAAGCGCTACAGCAAGGCGTTTCTGGAAAAGCACCCGGAGCTCAGGGGCAAGGACCTGGAAATCACCAAGGCGGCCTGCGAGCTGTTCAAGCGCCAGCCGGTGACCGTGGTCAATTACCTGGAGGGCACCCGGTTTACCGAAGCCAAGCGCCAGGAGCAGCAGTCGCCGTATCGCTACCTGCTCAAGCCCAAGGCAGGTGGTGTGGCGTTTGTGCTCGCGGCATTGGGCGAACAGCTGGATGCCCTGCTGGATGTGACCATCGTGTACCCCGGTAATAAGGCGCCGGGGTTCTGGGACCTGCTCAATGGCAGCATTAGCCGGGTGATTATCGACATTCAGGTGCGGGAGCTGGACCCGGCGTTGTGGGCGGGGGATTACGAGAATGATCCCGAGTTTCGTCAGGCGGTGCAGGCTTGGGTGAACCAGCTGTGGGTAGCGAAGGACCAGCGGATCGAGCAGCTGCGGGCGGAGATGGGCTAA
- a CDS encoding ATP-dependent zinc protease family protein has protein sequence MKSLLAMLSLLALPVMAAEPTIYGRYENIALPELGETLKAKMDTGAFTASLSAKDIELFTRDGDEWVRFRLATKESDGKVYEHKVSRISKIKGRADEEDEGDAPEVSKRPVVDLELCLGDVKRTVEVNLVDRSNFNYPLLVGSKALREFKAAVNPAKKFTAGKPGC, from the coding sequence GTGAAATCTCTTTTAGCCATGTTGTCGCTGTTGGCGCTGCCGGTGATGGCCGCCGAACCCACTATCTACGGCCGTTACGAGAATATTGCCCTGCCTGAACTGGGCGAAACCCTGAAAGCCAAGATGGACACTGGCGCCTTCACCGCGTCGCTGTCGGCCAAGGATATCGAGCTGTTCACCCGCGATGGGGACGAGTGGGTGCGCTTCCGCCTGGCGACCAAGGAATCGGACGGCAAAGTGTACGAGCACAAGGTCTCGCGCATCAGCAAGATCAAGGGCCGTGCTGATGAAGAGGACGAAGGGGATGCGCCAGAGGTCTCCAAGCGCCCGGTGGTCGACCTGGAGTTGTGCCTGGGGGATGTGAAGCGCACCGTCGAGGTGAATCTGGTGGACCGCAGCAACTTCAACTACCCGCTGCTGGTGGGTTCCAAGGCGCTGCGCGAGTTCAAGGCGGCGGTCAACCCGGCGAAGAAGTTCACTGCTGGCAAGCCAGGGTGCTGA